In the genome of Pueribacillus theae, one region contains:
- the rpsI gene encoding 30S ribosomal protein S9 yields the protein MAQVQYYGTGRRKKSVARVRLVPGNGRIVVNGNELDEYFGLETLKLIVKQPLVATETEGTYDVLVSVNGGGYTGQAGAIRHGIARALLQADPEYRATLKSAGYLTRDARMKERKKYGLKGARRAPQFSKR from the coding sequence TTGGCTCAAGTACAATATTACGGCACAGGACGCCGTAAGAAGTCTGTTGCACGAGTACGCCTCGTTCCAGGCAACGGACGCATCGTCGTAAACGGAAATGAATTAGACGAATATTTCGGTCTTGAAACGTTAAAGCTTATCGTTAAGCAGCCGCTTGTTGCGACTGAAACAGAAGGAACGTATGACGTTCTTGTAAGCGTCAATGGAGGCGGCTATACAGGACAGGCTGGCGCAATCCGCCACGGAATCGCACGCGCGCTACTCCAAGCCGATCCAGAATATCGTGCAACATTGAAATCAGCGGGTTACCTAACTCGTGACGCCCGCATGAAAGAACGTAAGAAATACGGCCTTAAAGGCGCTCGTCGTGCACCGCAGTTCTCAAAACGTTAA
- the rplM gene encoding 50S ribosomal protein L13, translated as MSTTYMAKASEVERKWFVVDAAGQTLGRLASEVATILRGKHKPTFTPHVDTGDNVIIINAEKIELTGKKLTDKIYYHHTGHPGGIKQRTALEMRTKRPEKMLELAIKGMLPKNKLGRQMFKKLHVYSGNEHPHQAQQPEVYELRG; from the coding sequence ATGAGTACAACTTATATGGCAAAAGCCAGTGAAGTTGAACGTAAATGGTTTGTCGTAGACGCCGCTGGACAAACACTTGGCCGTTTGGCAAGTGAGGTTGCTACGATCTTGCGTGGTAAACATAAACCAACATTTACACCACATGTCGATACAGGCGACAATGTGATTATTATCAATGCTGAAAAAATTGAACTGACAGGAAAAAAATTAACAGATAAAATTTATTATCACCACACAGGACACCCCGGAGGCATTAAACAAAGAACAGCTCTTGAAATGCGTACGAAGCGTCCTGAAAAAATGCTTGAACTTGCAATAAAAGGAATGCTTCCAAAAAACAAACTTGGACGTCAAATGTTTAAGAAGCTTCACGTATACAGCGGAAACGAACACCCACATCAAGCACAACAACCTGAAGTATACGAATTACGCGGATAA
- the truA gene encoding tRNA pseudouridine(38-40) synthase TruA, whose product MPRIKAVLAYDGTAFAGYQVQPNARTVQGEIEAALKKMHKETAIRIYASGRTDAGVHAAGQVIHFDTTLNIKEQNWLKAFQALLPDDIVVHHIEYVQDDFHARFHAKKKEYRYRLFTKPFPDVFRRNYTLHVPYTLDINAMKEAMAFIVGTHDFTSFCASKTNVEEKTRTIFEADILEEDGELIFRFVGNGFLYNMVRILVGTLLEIGKKERSPLDMAEILEAKSREKAGATAPAHGLVLWSVHY is encoded by the coding sequence ATGCCAAGAATCAAAGCGGTGCTTGCTTACGACGGAACAGCCTTTGCCGGCTATCAAGTTCAGCCAAATGCCCGGACCGTCCAAGGGGAAATCGAAGCCGCATTGAAGAAAATGCACAAAGAAACAGCGATCCGAATTTATGCTTCGGGCAGGACAGATGCAGGCGTACATGCCGCTGGACAAGTGATCCATTTTGATACAACACTCAACATCAAAGAACAAAATTGGCTGAAAGCTTTTCAAGCATTGCTTCCAGACGACATTGTCGTACATCACATTGAATACGTTCAGGACGATTTTCACGCACGCTTTCACGCAAAGAAAAAAGAATACCGTTACCGCTTGTTCACAAAGCCGTTCCCAGATGTCTTCCGCCGCAACTATACACTTCATGTGCCATACACTCTCGACATCAATGCAATGAAAGAAGCAATGGCATTCATTGTTGGAACGCACGACTTTACTTCTTTTTGCGCGTCAAAAACAAATGTAGAAGAAAAAACAAGGACGATTTTCGAAGCAGACATTTTAGAAGAGGATGGCGAACTCATTTTTCGCTTCGTTGGTAACGGCTTTCTATACAATATGGTGAGGATTCTTGTTGGCACATTGCTGGAAATCGGAAAGAAGGAACGCAGCCCTCTGGACATGGCAGAAATCCTTGAAGCAAAATCTCGGGAAAAAGCAGGAGCTACAGCACCAGCACACGGGTTAGTCCTCTGGTCTGTACATTACTAA
- a CDS encoding response regulator transcription factor yields MIRVIIAEDQKMLRGALTSLLKLEDDIEVVAEVSDGQAAWEAIQKYKPDVCLLDIEIPSLTGLELADKLRDTGNTAKIIIVTTFARPGYLQKAMDAKVEGYLLKDEPIDDLIEAIRKVMNGERVISTDLAATLFLKQENPLTDREIEVLRMAKEGMATRDIGKALFLTNGTVRNYLSSAIQKLEVESRQQAIEKAREKGWI; encoded by the coding sequence ATGATAAGAGTTATCATTGCAGAAGATCAGAAAATGCTTCGTGGTGCACTCACTTCTTTATTAAAATTGGAAGATGATATTGAAGTCGTAGCGGAAGTGTCAGATGGGCAAGCAGCATGGGAGGCGATTCAGAAATATAAACCAGACGTCTGTTTGCTCGATATTGAGATCCCATCTTTAACTGGGCTTGAATTAGCGGATAAGCTTAGAGATACTGGAAACACAGCGAAAATTATCATCGTAACAACATTCGCCCGTCCAGGCTATTTACAGAAGGCGATGGATGCGAAAGTAGAAGGCTATTTGTTAAAAGATGAACCGATTGATGATTTAATCGAAGCCATTCGGAAAGTAATGAATGGAGAGCGTGTCATCAGTACAGACTTAGCCGCGACTCTTTTTTTAAAACAAGAAAACCCTTTAACCGATCGTGAAATTGAAGTATTAAGAATGGCCAAGGAAGGAATGGCGACCCGTGACATCGGGAAAGCATTATTCCTAACAAATGGAACCGTTAGAAACTATTTATCCTCCGCCATTCAAAAGCTTGAAGTCGAATCAAGGCAGCAAGCCATTGAAAAAGCGCGTGAAAAAGGGTGGATTTAA
- a CDS encoding sensor histidine kinase: protein MIFKKIYPLDQVEKYLLIDVIAIVFLIYNVMKTESSLGLSGKLLLVVLLIMSHYVCLWYKDWRLLVACLSGFGTLVILGVFLQQWLFLYGFIFADLLGRANRKVYIGVGMFGIVMMYSLFSWLTNGHPLLFAKTALLPFMIVQLFIPIVVYTKEKAKALQGKLDTANARLARYIQEEERHRIARDLHDILGQTLTMIKLKSELTIKLVEKDSKQAKQELKDILNTSRFALKQVRELVADMKFVSLEKEIEESKKILQTAGIELTMVEKGKLPLLSSVTETMLALSLRETITNIIKHSQAKHCTITKYYQDNVYCLQIIDDGNGDLKAGKGNGIRSIQERMEKLQGTAEMNASLHKGVSVTLKVPVRTNEGENAI from the coding sequence ATGATTTTTAAAAAGATATACCCTCTTGATCAAGTCGAAAAATATCTTCTTATTGACGTAATCGCGATTGTTTTCTTAATCTATAACGTTATGAAAACAGAAAGCAGCCTCGGTCTTTCGGGAAAGCTTTTACTAGTCGTATTGTTAATAATGTCTCACTACGTTTGTTTATGGTATAAAGATTGGCGTCTGCTTGTTGCCTGTTTATCTGGGTTTGGCACTCTTGTGATTTTAGGAGTTTTCCTTCAACAGTGGCTGTTTTTATACGGGTTTATTTTTGCTGATCTTTTAGGAAGGGCGAATCGAAAGGTTTATATCGGTGTTGGGATGTTTGGGATTGTCATGATGTATAGTTTATTTAGTTGGCTTACTAATGGACATCCCCTCCTTTTCGCAAAAACGGCGTTACTTCCTTTCATGATTGTCCAACTATTTATTCCAATTGTCGTGTATACAAAGGAAAAGGCAAAAGCTCTCCAAGGAAAGCTAGATACAGCAAATGCTCGGCTAGCACGTTATATACAAGAAGAGGAAAGGCACCGTATTGCCAGAGATCTTCATGATATACTTGGGCAAACATTAACAATGATTAAGCTAAAAAGCGAACTGACGATAAAATTAGTGGAGAAGGATTCAAAACAAGCGAAGCAAGAGCTGAAAGATATTCTAAACACTTCTCGTTTCGCGCTAAAACAAGTAAGAGAACTAGTGGCAGATATGAAATTCGTTTCGCTGGAGAAGGAAATCGAGGAATCAAAAAAGATTTTACAAACAGCTGGAATCGAATTAACGATGGTCGAGAAAGGTAAGCTTCCTTTATTATCAAGTGTTACGGAAACGATGCTGGCGCTTTCTTTGCGAGAAACGATTACAAATATTATAAAACATAGCCAAGCAAAGCATTGTACCATCACGAAATATTACCAAGATAACGTGTATTGCCTTCAAATAATTGATGATGGAAACGGTGATCTAAAAGCAGGAAAAGGAAATGGCATCCGGTCGATACAAGAACGGATGGAAAAGCTGCAAGGTACTGCTGAAATGAATGCTTCTTTGCATAAAGGTGTTTCGGTCACATTAAAGGTTCCAGTTCGTACAAATGAAGGAGAGAATGCCATATGA
- a CDS encoding DUF418 domain-containing protein: protein MSGKRIRLLDILRGFAVLGTLGTNIWIFAHLGDVSYIFTFDHYAWWASFQDFVRIFVLFLVNGKMLGLLTIMFGVGLELKYQQSLRNGTAWPGVYIWTSFILLMEGFIHFTLVMEYDILMSYGVTAMIVAWIVKGGDRAISRAMKIIGGFHGAIMLFLLIVGVYLGFSSANLSLGGMSDIVSLYKDGSWFEQIQYRFVNFVLLRIEVIFVIPMNIFLFLLGVRLMRSGFFAPDEHGKKKRQKLFKLGLYVGVPLNLLTFVPGGVFDLPIRYLFAPILSLGYLAFISKIVEKTPQFWLWNKLEKVGRMSLSCYVMQNLISTVLFYGWGFGLGNKVDSVTIVLIWLLITSFQIGFASFWLQKFKLGPMETVRKHTSSFMN, encoded by the coding sequence ATGTCAGGAAAAAGAATTCGCTTACTTGATATATTAAGAGGGTTTGCTGTCCTTGGTACACTCGGAACAAACATTTGGATTTTTGCTCACTTAGGGGATGTGTCATATATTTTTACATTTGATCATTATGCTTGGTGGGCATCCTTTCAAGATTTTGTAAGAATTTTTGTGTTATTTTTAGTGAATGGAAAAATGCTCGGTTTGTTGACGATTATGTTTGGAGTAGGGCTTGAGCTAAAATATCAGCAGTCATTAAGGAATGGCACAGCTTGGCCTGGCGTGTATATTTGGACTTCATTTATCTTATTGATGGAGGGCTTCATCCATTTTACACTAGTCATGGAATACGATATTTTAATGAGTTATGGCGTTACGGCAATGATTGTCGCATGGATTGTAAAAGGCGGGGATCGGGCAATTTCGAGGGCGATGAAGATCATTGGCGGTTTTCACGGAGCAATCATGCTATTTCTATTAATTGTCGGAGTCTATTTAGGGTTTTCATCTGCGAATCTATCATTAGGCGGTATGAGCGACATCGTTTCGTTATATAAAGATGGAAGCTGGTTTGAGCAGATACAATATCGTTTCGTGAATTTTGTTTTGCTTAGAATCGAGGTCATATTTGTGATCCCGATGAATATTTTTCTTTTCTTATTAGGTGTACGGCTGATGAGATCAGGTTTCTTTGCGCCAGATGAACATGGGAAGAAGAAACGGCAGAAATTATTTAAACTCGGTTTGTATGTAGGAGTGCCATTGAATTTACTAACTTTTGTTCCCGGCGGAGTTTTCGATTTGCCTATTCGTTATTTATTCGCTCCTATTTTATCTTTAGGATATTTGGCATTCATTTCGAAAATCGTTGAAAAAACGCCACAGTTTTGGTTGTGGAATAAACTCGAAAAGGTTGGGAGAATGTCATTGAGCTGTTATGTGATGCAAAATCTCATTTCTACCGTCCTCTTTTATGGATGGGGATTTGGATTAGGAAACAAAGTTGACTCAGTGACCATTGTCCTTATATGGCTCCTTATCACGTCCTTTCAAATTGGCTTTGCTTCCTTTTGGTTACAAAAATTTAAACTGGGCCCCATGGAGACAGTGCGGAAACATACATCAAGTTTTATGAACTGA
- a CDS encoding energy-coupling factor transporter transmembrane component T family protein, with amino-acid sequence MMPPIIIGQYVPVNSIIHRLDPRAKLISVFLFVLIIFLANNFISYAVVSIFIALAVILSRVPLSFIFRGLKPIFFIVILTFLLHLFLTKEGEIVYQIGVFSIYKEGIVQGVYISLRLLFLVVFTSLLTLTTTPIEITDGLESLLHPFKRFKLPVHEFALMMSISLRFIPTLLEETEKIMKAQSARGVEFTSGPMKQRLKAIVPLLIPLFVSSFKRAEDLAIAMEARGYKGGEGRTKLRLLTWGLRDNMLLLMMALLTAVLIWLRFFY; translated from the coding sequence ATAATGCCTCCCATTATTATCGGCCAATATGTGCCAGTAAATTCAATCATTCATCGCTTAGATCCCCGTGCCAAGTTAATTTCTGTTTTTTTATTCGTCCTTATTATCTTTCTAGCAAATAACTTTATCAGCTACGCTGTCGTTAGCATTTTTATCGCGTTGGCCGTCATCTTAAGCCGTGTGCCTCTTTCATTTATTTTCCGGGGGCTCAAGCCGATTTTCTTCATCGTCATTCTTACTTTTCTTCTGCATCTTTTTTTAACAAAAGAGGGAGAAATCGTTTATCAAATCGGGGTCTTTTCCATCTATAAGGAAGGGATCGTACAGGGCGTCTATATTTCGCTTCGCCTGCTTTTTCTCGTTGTTTTTACATCGCTTTTAACCTTGACAACAACGCCGATTGAAATTACTGATGGACTGGAATCATTGTTGCATCCGTTCAAACGCTTTAAGCTTCCGGTCCATGAATTCGCACTCATGATGTCGATTTCATTGCGTTTCATTCCAACCCTTCTGGAAGAAACAGAAAAAATTATGAAAGCCCAGTCGGCAAGGGGCGTTGAATTTACGAGCGGGCCGATGAAACAGCGGTTGAAAGCAATTGTTCCGTTGCTTATTCCTCTTTTCGTAAGTTCCTTTAAACGTGCAGAAGACTTGGCGATAGCCATGGAAGCGCGAGGATATAAAGGGGGAGAAGGGAGAACGAAGCTTAGGCTGTTAACGTGGGGATTGCGCGATAACATGCTGCTTCTCATGATGGCGCTTCTAACCGCCGTGCTTATATGGCTACGCTTTTTCTACTAA
- a CDS encoding energy-coupling factor ABC transporter ATP-binding protein, with translation MEIKVTDLEHRYMPGSPFERLALTDVNLTIPSGKFIAVIGHTGSGKSTLIQHLNGLLKPTKGEITIGDRTIRANEKVKHLKPLRKKVGIVFQYPEHQLFEETVEKDICFGPMNFGMSEEAAKQKAKELLPLVGLNESALHKSPFDLSGGQMRRAAIAGVLAMEPEVLILDEPTAGLDPRGRTEIMKMFYNLHKEKQLTTILVTHSMEDAAIYSDEIIVMDGGKVFMKGTPEEIFSKPDEIRSVGLDVPETIEFLIKLEEKFNVKLSRNAYTIDALANEIAALLSKEVIK, from the coding sequence ATGGAGATTAAAGTTACAGACCTAGAACACCGTTATATGCCAGGCTCCCCTTTTGAAAGATTAGCGCTCACTGATGTCAATCTAACAATTCCAAGCGGAAAATTTATCGCCGTCATTGGCCATACTGGTTCGGGTAAATCGACATTGATCCAGCATTTAAACGGACTGTTAAAGCCGACGAAAGGCGAAATTACAATTGGTGACCGGACAATCCGCGCAAATGAAAAAGTGAAACATTTAAAGCCGCTGCGCAAAAAGGTCGGCATCGTCTTCCAATACCCAGAGCATCAGCTTTTTGAAGAAACCGTTGAAAAGGACATTTGCTTTGGGCCGATGAATTTCGGAATGAGCGAAGAAGCAGCAAAGCAAAAAGCAAAAGAACTGCTGCCGCTCGTCGGATTAAATGAATCTGCGCTTCATAAGTCGCCTTTCGACTTAAGCGGCGGGCAAATGCGCCGGGCAGCGATTGCAGGGGTTCTTGCGATGGAACCGGAAGTTTTAATTTTGGACGAGCCAACGGCAGGACTTGACCCAAGGGGACGGACGGAAATAATGAAAATGTTTTACAACTTGCATAAAGAAAAACAGCTAACAACCATTTTAGTGACACACAGCATGGAGGATGCCGCAATCTATTCCGACGAAATTATCGTCATGGATGGCGGAAAAGTGTTCATGAAGGGAACGCCGGAAGAAATTTTCTCCAAACCAGACGAAATCCGCAGCGTAGGGCTTGACGTACCTGAAACCATCGAATTTTTGATAAAACTTGAAGAGAAATTTAACGTCAAACTTTCACGCAATGCGTATACGATTGATGCGCTTGCTAATGAAATTGCCGCATTGCTTTCAAAGGAGGTTATCAAATAA
- a CDS encoding energy-coupling factor ABC transporter ATP-binding protein, protein MKELINVKDVFFRYNEESSDAVKGVSFSVHEGEWLAIVGHNGSGKSTLAKLLNALLLPYKGEIIIDGYSSLDEDNKWEIRRRVGVVFQNPDNQFVGTSVLDDVAFGLENNGFPRDEMLVRIQDSIEKVNMSSFLEHEPYRLSGGQKQRVAIAGVIALRPRIIILDEATSMLDPRGRKEVIEVVKELNKTEKITVISITHDLEEAILADRMIAMNQGEAVLEGKPVDIFEKYGEQLKSYSLDLPFSIQLKKKLAEKGFNLSGNYLTHEELVDELWRLKLQT, encoded by the coding sequence GTGAAGGAACTTATTAACGTGAAAGATGTTTTTTTTCGCTATAATGAAGAAAGCAGCGATGCTGTAAAAGGTGTCAGCTTTTCCGTTCACGAAGGGGAGTGGCTTGCGATCGTTGGACATAACGGTTCAGGAAAATCAACGCTCGCGAAACTTTTAAACGCTCTTTTGCTTCCGTATAAAGGCGAGATAATAATTGATGGCTATAGCAGCCTTGATGAAGACAACAAATGGGAGATCCGCAGGCGCGTCGGTGTTGTGTTCCAAAATCCGGATAACCAATTTGTTGGAACATCCGTTCTTGATGATGTGGCGTTTGGCCTTGAGAATAACGGGTTCCCAAGGGATGAGATGCTTGTACGCATACAAGACAGCATAGAAAAAGTGAACATGTCATCATTCCTTGAACATGAACCCTATCGGCTGTCAGGCGGCCAGAAACAAAGAGTTGCGATCGCGGGTGTCATTGCGTTACGGCCGCGAATTATTATTCTTGATGAAGCAACGTCCATGCTTGACCCAAGAGGGCGAAAAGAAGTCATTGAAGTTGTAAAAGAATTAAATAAGACGGAGAAGATTACCGTTATTTCCATTACACATGACCTTGAAGAGGCAATCTTGGCAGACCGGATGATCGCCATGAATCAGGGAGAAGCCGTCTTAGAAGGCAAACCCGTGGACATTTTTGAGAAATACGGAGAACAGTTAAAGTCATACAGCCTTGACCTCCCCTTTTCGATCCAATTAAAGAAAAAACTTGCCGAAAAAGGATTTAATCTAAGCGGCAACTACCTTACTCACGAAGAATTGGTGGATGAATTATGGAGATTAAAGTTACAGACCTAG
- the rplQ gene encoding 50S ribosomal protein L17 produces the protein MAYKKLGRNSAQRKAMFRDLVTDLIINERIETTEAKAKELRPFVEKMITLGKRGDLHARRQAAAFVRKEAADTEETEQDALQKLFNDIAGRYEERQGGYTRIRKIGPRRGDNAPMVIIEFV, from the coding sequence ATGGCTTATAAAAAACTTGGTCGCAACTCAGCTCAACGTAAAGCGATGTTTCGTGATCTAGTCACAGACTTAATCATAAACGAGCGAATCGAAACGACAGAAGCAAAAGCGAAAGAACTTCGCCCATTCGTCGAAAAAATGATCACACTTGGCAAGCGCGGCGATTTGCATGCCAGACGCCAAGCTGCAGCTTTCGTTCGCAAAGAAGCCGCAGATACGGAAGAAACAGAGCAAGATGCACTGCAAAAATTATTTAATGATATTGCTGGACGCTATGAGGAACGTCAAGGCGGCTATACGAGAATTCGTAAAATCGGTCCTCGCCGCGGTGACAACGCTCCAATGGTCATCATTGAATTCGTTTAA
- a CDS encoding DNA-directed RNA polymerase subunit alpha, translating into MIEIEKPKIETVEMNEEEGYGKFVVEPLERGYGTTLGNSLRRILLSSLPGAAVTTVQIDRVLHEFSTIQGVVEDVTTIILNLKKLALKIYSEDEKSMEIDVQGEGVVTAADILHDSDVEILNPDLPIATLGEDGALRMKLTAKRGRGYVPAEGNKSEELAIGVIPIDSIYTPVSRVNYQVENTRVGQVTNYDKLTLEVWTNKSIGPEEAVSLGAKILTEHLNIFVGLTDQAQQAEIMVEKEEDQKEKVLEMTIEELDLSVRSYNCLKRAGINTVQELTQKTEEDMMKVRNLGRKSLEEVQEKLSELGLALRSEE; encoded by the coding sequence ATGATAGAGATTGAAAAGCCGAAAATTGAAACGGTTGAAATGAATGAAGAAGAAGGATATGGGAAATTCGTTGTCGAGCCGCTCGAACGAGGGTATGGAACAACGTTGGGGAATTCTTTACGCAGAATCTTACTATCTTCCCTCCCAGGCGCCGCAGTTACGACAGTCCAGATTGATCGTGTGCTTCATGAATTCTCGACAATTCAAGGCGTTGTAGAAGACGTAACAACGATCATTCTGAACTTAAAAAAGCTTGCTTTGAAAATTTACTCCGAAGATGAAAAGTCAATGGAGATCGATGTTCAAGGTGAAGGCGTCGTAACGGCAGCAGATATTCTTCATGATAGCGATGTCGAAATTCTGAATCCTGACCTTCCGATTGCAACACTTGGTGAAGATGGAGCACTTCGAATGAAACTTACCGCCAAACGTGGAAGAGGCTATGTACCTGCTGAAGGGAACAAGTCTGAAGAATTGGCGATTGGCGTCATTCCGATTGACTCCATTTATACACCGGTTTCACGTGTAAACTATCAAGTTGAAAATACAAGAGTCGGACAAGTAACCAACTACGATAAGCTAACCCTCGAAGTTTGGACGAACAAAAGCATCGGGCCTGAAGAAGCTGTCTCGCTTGGGGCAAAAATTTTAACCGAGCATTTAAATATTTTTGTTGGCTTGACCGACCAGGCGCAGCAAGCTGAAATCATGGTTGAGAAGGAAGAGGATCAAAAAGAAAAAGTGCTTGAAATGACAATTGAAGAGCTCGATCTTTCCGTAAGATCCTACAATTGTCTAAAACGGGCTGGAATCAATACCGTCCAAGAACTTACTCAAAAAACGGAAGAAGACATGATGAAAGTCCGAAATCTTGGACGCAAATCACTCGAAGAGGTTCAAGAGAAACTTTCAGAGCTTGGATTAGCCTTACGTTCGGAAGAGTGA
- the rpsK gene encoding 30S ribosomal protein S11: MAAQRKTNTRKRRVKKNIESGVAHIKSTFNNTIVTITDTHGNAVSWASAGNLGFKGSRKSTPFAAQMAAETAGKTAMENGMKTIEVSVKGPGSGREAAIRALQAVGLEVTAIRDVTPVPHNGCRPPKRRRV, encoded by the coding sequence ATGGCAGCTCAACGCAAAACGAATACTCGTAAACGCCGTGTGAAAAAGAATATCGAAAGTGGAGTCGCACACATTAAATCGACATTCAACAACACAATTGTCACAATTACTGATACGCACGGAAACGCCGTTTCATGGGCAAGTGCAGGAAACCTTGGCTTCAAAGGTTCTCGTAAATCTACCCCATTTGCAGCTCAAATGGCAGCAGAAACCGCAGGGAAAACTGCAATGGAAAACGGCATGAAAACAATCGAAGTTTCTGTAAAAGGGCCTGGCTCAGGCCGTGAAGCAGCAATTCGTGCTTTGCAAGCAGTAGGCCTTGAAGTAACAGCGATTCGCGATGTGACTCCTGTGCCCCACAATGGATGCCGCCCGCCAAAACGTCGTCGCGTATAA
- the rpsM gene encoding 30S ribosomal protein S13 produces the protein MARIAGVDIPREKRVVISLTYIYGIGVQRAKEILAKANVSEDTRVRDLTDDELNRIRDVVDTYKIEGDLRREVSLNIKRLIEIGSYRGIRHRRGLPVRGQNTKNNSRTRKGPRRTVANKKK, from the coding sequence ATGGCACGTATTGCTGGTGTTGACATCCCTCGTGAGAAGCGAGTCGTTATATCGTTAACATATATTTACGGAATTGGTGTTCAAAGAGCAAAAGAAATTCTTGCAAAAGCGAACGTTTCTGAAGATACAAGAGTTCGCGATCTTACTGACGATGAACTGAACCGCATCCGTGATGTCGTTGACACATACAAAATTGAAGGTGACCTTCGCCGTGAAGTTTCACTAAACATCAAACGTCTTATTGAAATCGGTTCATACCGTGGAATCCGCCACCGACGCGGTTTGCCTGTTCGTGGCCAAAATACGAAAAACAACTCCCGTACTAGAAAAGGGCCTCGCCGTACGGTAGCAAATAAGAAAAAGTAA
- the rpmJ gene encoding 50S ribosomal protein L36, which yields MKVRPSVKPICEKCKIIRRKGHVMVICENPKHKQRQG from the coding sequence ATGAAAGTTAGACCATCGGTGAAACCGATCTGTGAAAAATGTAAAATCATCCGCCGTAAAGGCCACGTGATGGTGATTTGTGAAAATCCAAAGCATAAGCAAAGACAAGGATAA
- the infA gene encoding translation initiation factor IF-1, producing the protein MAKEDVIEMEGTVIEPLPNAMFRVELENGHKILAHVSGKIRMHYIRILPGDKVTVELSPYDLTRGRITYRFK; encoded by the coding sequence ATGGCTAAAGAAGATGTTATCGAAATGGAAGGCACCGTAATTGAGCCTTTGCCAAACGCCATGTTTCGAGTCGAGCTTGAAAATGGCCATAAAATCTTAGCCCACGTATCTGGCAAAATTCGCATGCACTACATTCGAATTCTGCCTGGGGATAAAGTGACCGTTGAATTATCTCCATACGATTTAACGCGTGGCCGGATTACGTATCGTTTTAAATAA
- a CDS encoding KOW domain-containing RNA-binding protein, whose translation MSESESIPQIGQVVRVLRGREADSYCVVIEQLNERYVRIADGEKRKYDRAKKKNINHLELVDYVSPEVRESIETTGRVTNGKLRFALSKFLNDQVLDLKKGEQIDG comes from the coding sequence GTGAGCGAATCGGAATCGATTCCCCAGATAGGGCAAGTTGTCCGGGTGTTGCGTGGGAGAGAAGCCGATAGTTACTGTGTTGTTATCGAACAATTGAATGAACGCTATGTTCGAATTGCGGACGGAGAAAAACGAAAGTACGATCGAGCCAAAAAGAAAAACATTAACCATCTCGAGCTCGTTGATTACGTATCTCCGGAAGTCAGAGAAAGCATTGAAACAACGGGTCGCGTTACAAATGGGAAGCTGCGCTTCGCACTTTCTAAATTTCTAAATGACCAAGTCCTTGATCTGAAGAAGGGAGAGCAAATCGATGGCTAA